Proteins co-encoded in one Caulobacter rhizosphaerae genomic window:
- the rhmD gene encoding L-rhamnonate dehydratase: MPFPLIKQVRAYVVRGGGADYHDQGEGHWIDDHIATPMSRYPEYRQSRQSFGINVLGTLVVEIEAADGTVGFAVTTGGEPAAYIVEKHLARFLEGRNPAEVEKIWDQMYFSTQYYGRKGLVVNAISGVDLALWDLLGKLRQEPVYQLLGGKVRDELTFYATGARPDLAKQMGFIGGKMPLHHGPAEGEEGLRKNLEELAVMRERTGEDFWLMFDCWMALDLNYATKLAHKAHEYGLKWIEEALSPDDYWGYRDLKKNAPKGMLVTTGEHEATRWGFRMLLEMECCDIIQPDVGWCGGMTELVKISNLADSRGVMCIPHGSSVYSYHFVTTRHNSPFAEFLMMAPKADGVVPMFHPQLIGEPVPVNGKLKLSDAPGFGVELNREVGLHRPYAR, translated from the coding sequence ATGCCGTTTCCGTTGATCAAGCAGGTTCGGGCCTATGTCGTGCGCGGCGGCGGCGCCGACTATCACGACCAGGGCGAAGGCCACTGGATCGACGATCACATCGCCACGCCGATGTCGCGCTATCCGGAATACCGCCAGAGCCGCCAGAGCTTCGGGATCAACGTGCTGGGCACGCTGGTCGTCGAGATCGAGGCCGCCGACGGCACGGTCGGATTCGCGGTGACCACCGGCGGCGAACCCGCCGCCTACATCGTCGAAAAGCACCTGGCCCGCTTCCTGGAAGGCCGCAATCCGGCCGAGGTCGAGAAGATCTGGGACCAGATGTACTTCTCCACCCAGTACTACGGCCGCAAGGGCCTGGTGGTGAACGCCATCTCGGGCGTCGACCTGGCCCTGTGGGACCTGCTGGGCAAGCTGCGCCAGGAGCCGGTCTACCAGCTGCTGGGCGGCAAGGTCCGCGACGAGCTGACCTTCTACGCCACGGGCGCGCGTCCCGACCTGGCCAAGCAGATGGGCTTCATCGGCGGCAAGATGCCCCTGCACCACGGCCCGGCCGAGGGTGAGGAAGGCCTGCGCAAGAACCTGGAAGAACTGGCTGTCATGCGCGAGCGCACGGGCGAGGACTTCTGGCTGATGTTCGACTGCTGGATGGCGCTGGATCTTAACTACGCCACCAAGCTGGCCCACAAGGCCCACGAGTACGGCCTGAAGTGGATCGAGGAAGCCCTGAGCCCCGACGACTACTGGGGCTATCGCGACCTGAAGAAGAACGCCCCCAAGGGCATGCTGGTCACCACCGGCGAGCACGAAGCCACCCGCTGGGGCTTCCGCATGCTGCTGGAGATGGAGTGCTGCGACATCATCCAGCCCGACGTGGGCTGGTGCGGCGGCATGACCGAGCTGGTGAAGATCTCCAACCTCGCCGACAGCCGCGGCGTGATGTGCATCCCGCACGGCTCCAGCGTCTACAGCTACCACTTCGTCACCACGCGCCATAACAGCCCGTTCGCCGAGTTCCTGATGATGGCCCCCAAGGCCGACGGGGTGGTGCCGATGTTCCACCCGCAGCTGATCGGCGAACCCGTTCCGGTGAACGGCAAGCTGAAACTCTCCGACGCGCCGGGCTTCGGCGTCGAACTCAATCGCGAGGTCGGTCTGCACCGGCCTTACGCCCGCTAG
- a CDS encoding fumarylacetoacetate hydrolase family protein has product MKLLRYGPKGAEKPGLLDSEGQIRDLSGVIADITGATLTPAGLAELAAIPLSMLPVVQGAPRYGCPINGVSKFIAVGLNFADHAAESNLPIPEEPVLFTKAVSCLQGPNDPVMIPRGSEKTDWEVELGVVIGSRASYVSEAEALDHVAGYVLINDVSERAFQIERGGTWDKGKGCDTFGPVGPWVVTADEVGDPQNLAMWLDINGKRMQDGSSKTMIFGIAKLVSYISEFMTLEPGDLITTGTPPGVGLGQKPVPVYLKAGDEIRLGIEKLGEQRQIVVAWSKDGAQ; this is encoded by the coding sequence ATGAAACTCCTCCGCTACGGCCCCAAGGGCGCCGAGAAGCCCGGCCTGCTCGATTCCGAAGGCCAGATCCGCGACTTGTCCGGCGTGATCGCCGACATCACCGGCGCGACCCTGACGCCGGCCGGCCTGGCCGAACTGGCCGCCATCCCGCTGTCGATGTTGCCGGTGGTCCAGGGTGCCCCGCGTTACGGTTGCCCGATCAACGGCGTCTCCAAGTTTATCGCCGTGGGCCTCAACTTCGCCGACCACGCCGCCGAGTCGAACCTGCCGATCCCGGAAGAACCGGTGCTGTTCACCAAGGCCGTCAGCTGCCTGCAGGGCCCCAACGACCCGGTGATGATCCCGCGCGGTTCGGAAAAGACCGACTGGGAGGTCGAGCTGGGCGTCGTGATCGGTTCGCGCGCCTCGTACGTCTCCGAAGCCGAGGCCCTGGACCACGTGGCCGGCTACGTGCTGATCAACGACGTCTCCGAGCGCGCCTTCCAGATCGAGCGCGGCGGCACCTGGGACAAGGGCAAGGGCTGCGACACCTTCGGTCCGGTCGGCCCGTGGGTTGTGACCGCCGACGAGGTCGGCGATCCCCAGAACCTCGCCATGTGGCTCGACATCAATGGCAAGCGCATGCAGGACGGCTCGTCCAAGACGATGATCTTCGGCATCGCCAAGCTCGTTTCCTACATCAGCGAGTTCATGACGCTGGAACCGGGCGACCTGATCACCACCGGCACGCCTCCCGGCGTGGGCCTGGGTCAAAAGCCCGTGCCTGTCTATCTGAAGGCCGGCGACGAGATCCGCCTGGGCATCGAGAAGCTGGGCGAGCAGCGCCAGATCGTCGTGGCCTGGTCCAAGGACGGCGCCCAATGA